The following are encoded together in the Lagopus muta isolate bLagMut1 chromosome Z, bLagMut1 primary, whole genome shotgun sequence genome:
- the LOC125686777 gene encoding avidin isoform X1, whose product MSPASSTLGCPPAAEMVHATSSLLLLLLSLALLAPRHSAKKCSLTGNWTNDLGSNMTIGAVNHRGEFTGTYYTAVTATSNAIKLSPLQGTQNNINKKTQPTFGFTVNWKFSDSTTVFTGQCFIDRNGKEVLKTMWLLRSSVDDIGDDWKATRVGNNIFTRLRSVKE is encoded by the exons ATGagtcctgccagcagcacactcGGCTGTCCACCTGCTGCAGAGATGGTGCACGCaacctcctccctgctgctgctgctgctcagcctggctctgctggctccCAGACACTCTGCCAAAAAG TGCTCGCTGACCGGGAACTGGACCAACGACCTGGGCTCCAACATGACCATCGGGGCCGTGAACCACAGGGGCGAATTCACAGGCACCTACTACACAGCTGTAACAGCCACATCAAATGCCATCAAACTGTCACCACTGCAGGGGACCCAAAACAACATCAACAAGAAGACCCAGCCCACCTTTGGCTTCACTGTCAATTGGAAGTTTTCAG ATTCCACCACTGTCTTCACGGGTCAGTGCTTCATAGACAGGAATGGCAAGGAGGTCCTGAAGACCATGTGGCTGCTGCGGTCAAGCGTTGATGACATTGGCGATGACTGGAAAGCCACCAG GGTTGGCAACAATATCTTCACTCGCCTGCGCTCAGTGAAGGAGTGA
- the CREB3 gene encoding cyclic AMP-responsive element-binding protein 3, with amino-acid sequence MAGLEPLAALPDGDLLDFLLNDDAPAAGSPAGDSPPLGDWVLPELELLDKEMDSFISSLLSPSEDELCPLQGCFPADSDSSTSEDQNLFHSSSSDVASSPQSSDIVQFDHNYSLHQDWQALESVRSDMAEGDVSIDLETWMCLEGTNETLEQDCSFPITVAVDAGPQHIPGASMQSNFPELVLTEEERQLLEKDGVSLPTCLPLTKAEERLLKKVRRKIRNKQSAQDSRRRKKIYVDGLENRVAACTAQNHELQKKVQLLQKQNMSLLEQLRKLQALVRQSTTKTTTASTCIMVLVLSFCLILSPSLYSFGSRGPQPEFRVLSRQIREFPNKVWQAAPAVQEEVVLERFSPEPEDTSLLGSLNQSREEGQSPPKPDPRPAFNSNSSSDPPGTAGSELGPPQPQEQHSQRDALQSEVLAPWKDESQEWVEHTTSVVIQQHRTDEM; translated from the exons ATGGCGGGCCTGGAGCCTCTGGCCGCGCTGCCGGACGGGGACCTGCTCGACTTCCTGCTGAACGATGACGCGCCGGCGGCGGGGAGCCCCGCGGGGGACAGCCCGCCGCTGGGGGACTGGGTGCTGCCTGAGCTCGAG CTCCTGGACAAGGAGATGGACAGCTTCATCAGCTCCCTGCTGAGCCCCTCTGAGGACGAACTGTGCCCGCTGCAGGGCTGTTTCCCTGCTGACAGTGATAGCAGCACTTCTGAGGATCAGAACCTGTTCCACAGCTCAAGCAGTGATGTTGCCAGCAGCCCTCAGAGCTCAGACATCGTGCAGTTTGATCACAACTATTCCCTCCATCAAGACTGGCAGGCACTGGAAAGTGTGAGGTCTGACATGGCAGAAGGAGACGTTTCCATTGACCTTG AGACATGGATGTGTTTGGAAGGCACAAATGAGACGCTGGAACAGGACTGCAGTTTTCCAATCACTGTTGCTGTGGATGCTGGACCCCAGCATATTCCTGGAGCCTCCATGCAG tccaACTTCCCAGAGCTGGTCCTGACTGAGGAGGAGAGGCAGCTTCTGGAGAAGGATGGTGTTTCCTTACCAACCTGTCTGCCACTGACCAAA GCTGAGGAGCGACTTCTGAAGAAAGTGCGTCGGAAGATCCGGAACAAGCAGTCAGCCCAGGATAGTCGTCGCAGGAAGAAAATCTATGTTGATGGCCTGGAGAACAG GGTGGCAGCTTGCACAGCCCAAAACCATGAGCTGCAGAAGAaggtgcagctcctgcagaagcagaacat gtctctgctggagcagctgcgTAAACTGCAGGCCTTGGTGAGACAGTCCACAACCAAAACTACCACAGCAAGCACCTGCATCATG GTCCTTgtcctttccttctgcctcaTTCTCTCACCCAGCCTCTACTCGTTcggcagcagagggccacagCCAGAGTTCAGAG TTCTGTCACGGCAGATTCGTGAGTTCCCAAACAAGGTCTGGCAGGCAGCAcctgctgtgcaggaggaagTTGTACTGGAGAGGTTCAGTCCAGAGCCTGAAGACACTTCACTGTTGGGCAGCCTCAATCAGTCACGGGAAGAGGGGCAGAGTCCACCCAAGCCTGACCCAAGGCCTGCATTCAACAGCAACTCATCCTCTGACCCTCCTGGGACAGCGGGCTCTGAGCTGGGTCCTCCGCAGCCGCAGGAGCAGCACTCCCAGAGAGATGCCTTGCAGTCGGAGGTGCTGGCACCGTGGAAAGATGAGAGTCAGGAGTGGGTGGAGCACACCACCAGCGTTGTCATCCAGCAGCACCGCACCGATGAGATGTGA
- the LOC125686777 gene encoding avidin isoform X2 gives MVHATSSLLLLLLSLALLAPGHSAKKCSLTGNWTNDLGSNMTIGAVNHRGEFTGTYYTAVTATSNAIKLSPLQGTQNNINKKTQPTFGFTVNWKFSDSTTVFTGQCFIDRNGKEVLKTMWLLRSSVDDIGDDWKATRVGNNIFTRLRSVKE, from the exons ATGGTGCACGCAAcctcctccctcctgctgctgctgctcagcctggctctgctggctccCGGACACTCTGCCAAAAAG TGCTCGCTGACCGGGAACTGGACCAACGACCTGGGCTCCAACATGACCATCGGGGCCGTGAACCACAGGGGCGAATTCACAGGCACCTACTACACAGCTGTAACAGCCACATCAAATGCCATCAAACTGTCACCACTGCAGGGGACCCAAAACAACATCAACAAGAAGACCCAGCCCACCTTTGGCTTCACTGTCAATTGGAAGTTTTCAG ATTCCACCACTGTCTTCACGGGTCAGTGCTTCATAGACAGGAATGGCAAGGAGGTCCTGAAGACCATGTGGCTGCTGCGGTCAAGCGTTGATGACATTGGCGATGACTGGAAAGCCACCAG GGTTGGCAACAATATCTTCACTCGCCTGCGCTCAGTGAAGGAGTGA